One genomic window of uncultured delta proteobacterium includes the following:
- a CDS encoding Aminotransferase class-V family protein produces MLHKARLLTPGPTQLPERVRLAMAQDMVHHRKPQFKKLLHAVQGNLQTLFGTAQPVISLAASGSGAMTAAVANLFAAGETVLVIEAGKFGERWGNICKVLDVKTVTHSVPWGEGAVVADVENLLDATPGIAGILVQVSETSTGAMHPVKELASLAKKRNILLVADGVSAVSISPCPMDAWGIDCLLTGSQKGLLLPPGLSFIALSARAWEKAATVPCRDFYFNLAKERESLAQDQTNFTPAINLLYGLNESLTMLLEDGLDAVFAKQWALTCMARTGITAMGFQLLSKRSYTWGLTSFLLPSGITSGPLLAHAAEQYGIIMAAGMGHMKDSVIRLGHMGWVDYADVAAGLYATAASYRALGGHIGARDYLEQAMAAYEEARVNGLP; encoded by the coding sequence ATGCTGCACAAAGCCCGTCTGCTGACCCCCGGCCCGACCCAACTGCCGGAAAGGGTGCGCCTCGCCATGGCGCAGGATATGGTCCACCACCGCAAACCCCAGTTCAAAAAACTCCTGCATGCAGTGCAGGGCAACCTGCAAACTCTTTTCGGCACGGCGCAGCCGGTCATTTCCCTGGCGGCCTCCGGCTCCGGCGCCATGACGGCGGCTGTGGCCAACCTCTTTGCCGCCGGGGAGACCGTCCTCGTCATCGAAGCCGGGAAGTTCGGCGAGCGCTGGGGGAATATTTGCAAGGTCCTGGACGTGAAAACCGTCACCCATTCCGTGCCCTGGGGTGAAGGCGCCGTTGTTGCCGACGTGGAAAACCTGCTGGACGCCACGCCGGGCATTGCGGGCATCCTGGTCCAGGTATCGGAAACATCCACCGGCGCCATGCACCCCGTGAAGGAACTGGCCTCTCTCGCGAAAAAACGGAATATCCTGCTGGTCGCGGACGGGGTTTCCGCCGTGTCCATCTCCCCCTGCCCCATGGACGCGTGGGGCATAGACTGCCTGCTCACGGGCTCGCAAAAGGGTCTTCTGCTCCCGCCGGGCCTTTCCTTCATCGCGCTTTCCGCCAGGGCCTGGGAAAAGGCGGCCACCGTCCCCTGCCGCGATTTTTATTTCAACCTGGCCAAGGAACGCGAGTCCCTGGCCCAGGACCAGACAAACTTCACCCCGGCCATCAACCTGCTCTACGGTTTGAACGAAAGCCTCACCATGCTGCTGGAGGACGGGCTGGACGCCGTGTTCGCCAAACAATGGGCCCTGACCTGCATGGCCCGGACCGGGATCACCGCCATGGGCTTCCAGCTTCTGTCCAAACGGAGCTACACCTGGGGCCTGACCAGCTTCCTCCTGCCGAGCGGCATCACCTCCGGCCCTCTGCTCGCCCACGCGGCGGAGCAGTATGGCATCATCATGGCCGCGGGCATGGGCCATATGAAAGACTCGGTCATCCGCCTGGGCCACATGGGCTGGGTGGATTACGCGGACGTCGCCGCCGGGCTGTACGCCACGGCCGCGTCCTACAGGGCGCTGGGCGGCCATATCGGCGCGCGCGACTACCTGGAACAGGCCATGGCCGCGTATGAAGAGGCCCGCGTCAACGGGCTTCCGTAA
- a CDS encoding conserved membrane hypothetical protein (Evidence 4 : Homologs of previously reported genes of unknown function): MAQQDGTASKTPWYQKPGGILFIHFLRVVLLGYIAGPLVTSFAVAFEEPAVTLPLALAGGLVFGGLGTVGKNLPPDVPGRYLLPLCFAWVLFPAFFPFILISSFSGAALSALRFLPSVYIFGLLTGYVACERRRADRVRFGAMGWAVFGVLLALPLVHIGYGAYQDATYAAKRGHGFERVGGFSSTDLKPYDPRVPDAITLRLGEPAAFVIRGTDNLPVLDGAEAAFPVYAAFAAACYPDLPPLGEKELERYDYRKPDKGALTFTNTIYAFERLLGGSVDIFFGAHPSEDQMRMAATNGKELVLTPIAREAFVFFVNEANPVDGLTSRQIRDIYGGKVRNWKKLGGQDADIIAFQRPEGSGSQTIMRRFMGDAAMEAPLEDRYVGGMGGIVERTSSYRNAPSAIGYSFRFFLTGMGKQPRIKTLAVDGVAPTPETIMSGEYPQVVNLYAIMVKGNANPNVAPFLEWMRGEQGQELVEKVGYVRLR, from the coding sequence ATGGCGCAACAGGATGGGACTGCTTCAAAAACGCCCTGGTATCAAAAACCGGGCGGTATTCTGTTTATCCACTTTTTGCGGGTGGTTCTGCTCGGGTATATCGCGGGGCCGCTCGTCACCTCCTTTGCCGTGGCGTTCGAGGAACCGGCCGTCACCCTCCCGCTGGCCCTTGCGGGCGGGCTTGTCTTCGGGGGGCTCGGCACCGTGGGGAAAAATCTCCCGCCGGATGTTCCGGGCCGTTACCTCCTGCCGCTCTGTTTCGCCTGGGTGCTGTTCCCGGCGTTTTTCCCGTTCATCCTTATCTCGAGTTTCAGCGGGGCGGCGTTGTCGGCCCTGCGGTTTTTGCCGAGCGTCTATATTTTCGGCCTGCTCACGGGGTATGTGGCGTGCGAGCGGCGCCGGGCGGACAGAGTGCGGTTCGGTGCGATGGGCTGGGCCGTGTTCGGCGTTCTGCTGGCGCTGCCCCTCGTGCATATCGGCTACGGCGCGTATCAGGATGCAACATACGCCGCCAAGCGCGGCCACGGATTCGAGCGGGTGGGCGGGTTTTCCAGCACCGATTTGAAGCCGTACGACCCGCGCGTGCCGGATGCCATTACGCTCCGCCTGGGCGAGCCTGCGGCCTTCGTCATCCGGGGCACGGACAACCTGCCCGTGCTGGATGGGGCGGAAGCCGCCTTTCCCGTGTACGCGGCCTTTGCGGCGGCCTGTTATCCGGATTTGCCGCCCCTCGGTGAAAAAGAACTGGAGCGGTACGATTACCGGAAGCCCGACAAGGGCGCGCTCACCTTCACCAACACCATCTACGCCTTTGAGCGGCTGCTGGGCGGCTCCGTGGATATTTTCTTCGGCGCGCATCCGTCGGAAGATCAGATGCGGATGGCGGCGACGAACGGTAAGGAGTTGGTGCTCACGCCCATAGCCAGGGAGGCCTTCGTCTTTTTCGTGAACGAGGCGAACCCGGTTGACGGGCTGACGTCGCGGCAGATACGGGACATCTACGGCGGCAAGGTGCGCAACTGGAAAAAGCTCGGCGGGCAGGATGCGGACATTATCGCGTTCCAGCGGCCGGAAGGTTCCGGCAGCCAGACCATCATGCGCCGCTTCATGGGGGACGCGGCAATGGAAGCGCCGCTGGAGGACCGCTACGTCGGCGGCATGGGCGGCATTGTGGAGCGGACGAGTTCGTACCGCAACGCGCCTTCGGCCATCGGGTATTCCTTCCGCTTTTTCCTGACCGGGATGGGGAAACAGCCGCGCATCAAAACATTGGCCGTGGACGGGGTGGCTCCCACGCCGGAAACGATTATGTCCGGCGAGTACCCGCAGGTGGTCAATCTGTATGCGATTATGGTCAAGGGCAACGCCAACCCGAACGTCGCGCCATTTCTGGAGTGGATGCGGGGCGAACAGGGGCAGGAGCTGGTGGAGAAGGTCGGGTACGTACGGCTGCGCTAG